One window from the genome of Paramisgurnus dabryanus chromosome 22, PD_genome_1.1, whole genome shotgun sequence encodes:
- the atp6v0cb gene encoding ATPase H+ transporting V0 subunit cb, with protein MSSGSPEYSPFFAVMGASAAMVFSALGAAYGTAKSGTGIAAMSVMRPELIMKSIIPVVMAGIIAIYGLVVAVLIANNISEKITLFKSFLHLGAGLSVGLSGLAAGFAIGIVGDAGVRGTAQQPRLFVGMILILIFAEVLGLYGLIVALILSTK; from the exons ATGTCGTCAGGAAGCCCTGAATATTCGCCGTTCTTCGCAGTGATGGGCGCATCAGCAGCGATGGTCTTCAGCG CGTTGGGCGCAGCATATGGCACAGCGAAAAGCGGCACCGGTATCGCTGCCATGTCAGTGATGCGTCCAGAGCTGATCATGAAGTCCATCATTCCTGTCGTCATGGCGGGAATCATCGCCATTTACGGTCTGGTCGTTGCCGTCCTCATTGCCAACAACATTTCCGAAAAGATCACTCTGTTCAA GAGTTTCTTGCATCTGGGCGCAGGGCTCAGCGTTGGTCTGAGTGGACTGGCGGCCGGTTTCGCCATCGGGATCGTTGGAGACGCAGGCGTGCGAGGTACCGCCCAGCAGCCGCGCCTCTTCGTCGGCATGATCCTCATTCTGATCTTCGCAGAAGTCCTGGGTCTGTACGGCCTCATCGTAGCTCTGATTCTCTCTACCAAATAA
- the nubp2 gene encoding cytosolic Fe-S cluster assembly factor nubp2, with protein MDSSERGNLDQVKHVVLVLSGKGGVGKSTITTELALALKHAGQKVGILDVDLCGPSIPRMLNVGKPEVHQCDAGWVPVYADPQQQLALMSIGFLLEDPDEAVVWRGPKKTALIGQFVSDVAWGELDVLLVDTPPGTSDEHLAVLENLRKHRMDGAVLVTTPQAVSTGDVRREITFCKKTGVKILGIVENMSGFVCPHCSECSNIFSKGGGEELAKLTGSVFLGSVPLDPLLTASLEEGRDFQQAFPESSAYTAISNIAETLLRTLKS; from the exons ATGGACAGCAGTG AGCGAGGAAACCTGGATCAGGTGAAGCACGTGGTTCTGGTTTTATCTGGTAAGGGTGGAGTGGGTAAAAGCACCATTACTACTGAATTGGCCCTGGCACTCAAACATGCAGGCCAGAAG gtgGGTATTCTGGATGTGGATCTGTGTGGACCCAGTATTCCACGGATGCTGAATGTTGGGAAGCCGGAGGTACATCAATGTGATGCGGGGTGGGTGCCTGTATATGCAGACCCACAGCAGCAGCTCGCACTCATGTCCATTGGCTTCCTGTTGGAGGATCCTGATGAGGCCGTGGTGTGGAGGGGACCCAAAAAGACAG ctctgattggtcagtttgttAGTGATGTAGCGTGGGGTGAATTGGATGTGCTGTTGGTGGACACGCCCCCAGGAACATCTGACGAACACTTGGCTGTGCTCGAAAACCTGCGCAAACATCGAATGGACGGAGCCGTGCTGGTTACAACACCCCAG GCAGTGTCAACAGGTGATGTGAGGCGTGAGATCACCTTCTGTAAGAAGACCGGTGTGAAGATTCTTGGCATTGTGGAGAACATGAGCGGCTTTGTGTGTCCACATTGCTCT GAGTGCAGTAACATCTTTTCCAAAGGTGGAGGCGAGGAACTGGCCAAACTCACAGGATCTGTGTTTCTAG gcTCAGTACCGCTGGACCCGTTACTGACAGCGAGTTTAGAGGAGGGCCGGGACTTCCAGCAGGCGTTTCCAGAGAGCAGCGCATACACGGCCATCAGTAATATAGCAGAGACCCTCTTGAGGACCCTAAAATCATGA